The following are encoded in a window of Oncorhynchus kisutch isolate 150728-3 unplaced genomic scaffold, Okis_V2 scaffold4039, whole genome shotgun sequence genomic DNA:
- the LOC116373405 gene encoding zinc finger protein 239-like — protein sequence MMMMMMMKKRWSACWMEKDALVEEEAVTIQKQVEVEAVTVKDEEKELSVKEEEDSFRVKEEDGDVSVKEEEGEVTGTSKNEEEEETGYLGPVSQAHLKASDGSNDERALINTRERCDYCGSSGGSQQPPDADRAENSLSTSKHLKKHQQRPTGKKSHCCSDCGKGCKYSSELKIHQRTHTGEKPYRCGQCGRSFTTSSSLTLHQRTHTGEKHFSCGQCGRTFSTSSHLTVHQRTHTGEKPYSCDQCGRSFVQSSQLTSHQRTHTGEKPYSCGQCGRTFTTSSHLTLHQRTHTGEKPYSCDQCGRSFVQSSNLTVHQRTHTGEKPYSCDQCGRSFVKSSHLTSHQRTHTGEKPYICDQCGKRYSDKRSLIKHQKIHA from the exons atgatgatgatgatgatgatgaagaagagGTGGTCTGCCTGCTGGATGGAGAAAGACGCTCTcgtggaagaggaggctgttacaatacaaaaacaagtagaggtTGAGGCTGTTACCGTGAAAGACGAAGAGAAAGAGCTCTCAGTTAAAGAAGAGGAAGACTCGTTCAGAGTCAAAGAGGAGGACGgcgacgtttcagtgaaagaagaggagggggaagtgACTGGCACATCGAaaaatgaagaagaggaggaaactggatatctgggcccggtttcccaagcGCATCTTAAGGCGTCCgatggttctaacgatgaacggGCCCTGATTAACAcga gagagagatgtGACTATTGTGGATCCTCTGGGGGTTCTCAACAACCTCCTGATGCTGACAGGGCAGAGAATAGTCTCTCCACTTCaaaacacctcaagaaacaccagcagagacccacagggaagaaatctcattgctgctctgactgtgggaaaggTTGCAAATATTCATCAGAACTtaaaatacaccagagaacacacacaggagagaaaccttatagatgtggtcaatgtgggaggagttttaccACATCTAGCAGTCTGacattacaccagagaacacacacaggagagaaacattttagctgtggtcaatgtgggaggacTTTTTCTACATCTAGCCATCTgacagtacaccagagaacacacacaggagagaaaccttatagctgtgatcaatgtgggaggagttttgttCAATCTAGCCAGCTGacttcacaccagagaacacacacaggagagaaaccttatagctgtggtcaatgtgggaggacTTTTACTACATCCAGCCATCTGacattacaccagagaacacacacaggagagaaaccttatagctgtgatcaatgtgggaggagttttgttCAATCTAGCAATCTgacagtacaccagagaacacacacaggagagaaaccttatagctgtgatcaatgtgggaggagttttgttAAATCTAGCCACCTGACTTCACAccaaagaacacacacaggagagaagccttatatctgtgatcaatgtgggaagagatactctgataaaagatctctgatcaaacatcagaaaatacatgcaTGA